One genomic region from Eptesicus fuscus isolate TK198812 chromosome 4, DD_ASM_mEF_20220401, whole genome shotgun sequence encodes:
- the METTL22 gene encoding methyltransferase-like protein 22 isoform X1, which translates to MDEVTFKSDTVLSDVHLYTPNQRHLMVRLNSMGQPVFLSRFKLLWNQDSQTDSGTVGGDHRDVPIEETPARAGSTGSPPGSGHSAAGFPLQAGVDATGQEGTGAQLDEDGDLDVVRRPRAASDPDPAWPPRDKVHPMILAQEEEDVLGDEAQESSTHNIIKIEHTMATPLEDVGKQVWRGALFLADYILFQRDLFQGRTVLELGAGTGFTSIIAATVAQTVYCTDVGADLLATCQRNIALNSHLTASGGSGVKVRELDWLKDDLCTDPEVPFSWSEEDVSDLYGHTTILLAAEVFYDDDLTDALFKTLFRLAHKLKNACTAILSVEKRLNFTLSHLDVTCEAYDHFRACLRQLEQLRDGQLRFAVEPVEASFPQRLEYERIRQLELWKIFVEPGT; encoded by the exons TGTCCCGGTTCAAGCTTTTGTGGAACCAGGACTCTCAGACAGACTCGGGGACTGTGGGAGGTGATCACAGAGATGTTCCCATAGAGGAGACTCCTGCTCGGGCAGGCAGCACCGGGTCCCCTCCTGGGAGTGGCCACAGCGCTGCAGGTTTTCCCCTCCAGGCCGGTGTCGACGCCACTGGACAGGAAGGGACGGGAGCTCAGCTGGACGAGGATGGCGATTTGGACGTTGTGAGAAGACCACGAGCTGCCTCTGACCCCGACCCTGCATGGCCTCCGAGAGACAAGGTACATCCCATGATTCTAGCGCAGGAAGAAGAGGACGTCCTGGGAGACGAAGCCCAGGAGAGCAGCACCCACAATATCATCAAAATAG AACACACCATGGCCACGCCCCTGGAGGATGTTGGCAAGCAG GTGTGGCGGGGTGCCCTGTTCCTGGCTGACTATATCCTGTTCCAACGGGACCTCTTCCAGGGACGCACCGTGCTGGAGCTCGGGGCGGGCACGGGGTTCACCAGCATCATTGCAGCCACCGTGGCGCAGACTGTGTATTGTACAG ATGTCGGTGCAGACCTCTTGGCCACGTGCCAGCGAAACATTGCCCTCAACAGCCACCTGACTGCCTCTGGAG GCAGTGGAGTTAAGGTCAGAGAACTGGACTGGCTGAAAGACGACCTCTGCACAG ACCCGGAAGTCCCCTTCAGCTGGTCGGAAGAGGACGTCTCCGACCTGTACGGCCACACCACCATACTGCTCGCGGCCGAAG TGTTTTACGATGATGACCTAACTGATGCTCTGTTTAAAACACTCTTCCGACTCGCTCACAAATTGAAAAATGCCTGCACAGCCATTCTCTCTGTGGAGAAGAG GCTGAACTTCACGCTGAGTCACCTGGACGTCACCTGCGAGGCCTACGACCACTTCCGCGCCTGCCTGCGGCAGCTGGAGCAGCTCCGGGACGGCCAGCTGCGCTTCGCGGTGGAGCCGGTGGAAGCCTCCTTCCCCCAGCGCCTGGAGTATGAGCGCATCCGGCAGCTG GAGCTGTGGAAGATCTTTGTGGAACCAGGAACGTGA
- the METTL22 gene encoding methyltransferase-like protein 22 isoform X2 yields the protein MDEVTFKSDTVLSDVHLYTPNQRHLMVRLNSMGQPVFLSRFKLLWNQDSQTDSGTVGGDHRDVPIEETPARAGSTGSPPGSGHSAAGFPLQAGVDATGQEGTGAQLDEDGDLDVVRRPRAASDPDPAWPPRDKVHPMILAQEEEDVLGDEAQESSTHNIIKIEHTMATPLEDVGKQVWRGALFLADYILFQRDLFQGRTVLELGAGTGFTSIIAATVAQTVYCTDVGADLLATCQRNIALNSHLTASGGSGVKVRELDWLKDDLCTDPEVPFSWSEEDVSDLYGHTTILLAAEVFYDDDLTDALFKTLFRLAHKLKNACTAILSVEKRPPGLCPLADADAPLQDVPLEGPEPLGLLLTQRPSHDRSGLDTLHSSL from the exons TGTCCCGGTTCAAGCTTTTGTGGAACCAGGACTCTCAGACAGACTCGGGGACTGTGGGAGGTGATCACAGAGATGTTCCCATAGAGGAGACTCCTGCTCGGGCAGGCAGCACCGGGTCCCCTCCTGGGAGTGGCCACAGCGCTGCAGGTTTTCCCCTCCAGGCCGGTGTCGACGCCACTGGACAGGAAGGGACGGGAGCTCAGCTGGACGAGGATGGCGATTTGGACGTTGTGAGAAGACCACGAGCTGCCTCTGACCCCGACCCTGCATGGCCTCCGAGAGACAAGGTACATCCCATGATTCTAGCGCAGGAAGAAGAGGACGTCCTGGGAGACGAAGCCCAGGAGAGCAGCACCCACAATATCATCAAAATAG AACACACCATGGCCACGCCCCTGGAGGATGTTGGCAAGCAG GTGTGGCGGGGTGCCCTGTTCCTGGCTGACTATATCCTGTTCCAACGGGACCTCTTCCAGGGACGCACCGTGCTGGAGCTCGGGGCGGGCACGGGGTTCACCAGCATCATTGCAGCCACCGTGGCGCAGACTGTGTATTGTACAG ATGTCGGTGCAGACCTCTTGGCCACGTGCCAGCGAAACATTGCCCTCAACAGCCACCTGACTGCCTCTGGAG GCAGTGGAGTTAAGGTCAGAGAACTGGACTGGCTGAAAGACGACCTCTGCACAG ACCCGGAAGTCCCCTTCAGCTGGTCGGAAGAGGACGTCTCCGACCTGTACGGCCACACCACCATACTGCTCGCGGCCGAAG TGTTTTACGATGATGACCTAACTGATGCTCTGTTTAAAACACTCTTCCGACTCGCTCACAAATTGAAAAATGCCTGCACAGCCATTCTCTCTGTGGAGAAGAG GCCCCCAGGCCTCTGTCCTCTCGCTGATGCAGACGCACCCCTCCAGGACGTTCCACTGGAAGGGCCTGAACCGCTCGGGCTCCTGCTGACGCAGCGTCCATCTCATGACAGGTCAGGGCTAGACACTCTGCACAGCTCTCTCTGA